The Cydia fagiglandana chromosome 4, ilCydFagi1.1, whole genome shotgun sequence genome has a window encoding:
- the LOC134663862 gene encoding uncharacterized protein LOC134663862, with amino-acid sequence MPPKSRRNRRVSTPTRDDLEPAREGSFTRDDVATLVDSLQRSQTNAFRELLESVITTSRHPSSSTTSTPFLVEGGNFSRCKARFAGNAEESIEGFIDAIEAYKDCANISDDNAIRGLSMLLTHSAADWWQGIKPEITSWAEVIDSLRHTYGDNRAPPRIYRDLFATPQGEENTHVFVAKCRALLAKLPRSELAEKVQLDMVYGLLNKRIRKRVKREECKILLQKARAVEESLNESTNDTKAAAASKNVSYASPSRPVAVSKPPRAAASASAAPPSREPRVPPPRRLDDNSDNNTASASAAKSKSYSKKCGYCKRYGHVKEECRKLNKDTSGTSNDNNNNTSDVNVLRCYGCGQVGVIRANCEKCNATFCTVNCSMDSSNPGLKDTGKQTKKLSPVSSTLNSIPKVQNDKLDEIFLSPTDFRHALPANFFGDGLVAKPVFAPRRRQLPG; translated from the coding sequence ATGCCGCCTAAATCAAGGAGAAATCGACGTGTGTCGACGCCGACGCGAGATGACCTCGAGCCCGCTCGAGAAGGTTCTTTCACGAGAGATGACGTCGCGACGCTTGTGGATTCGTTGCAACGGTCGCAAACCAACGCCTTCAGGGAACTGCTGGAAAGCGTCATCACAACCTCTAGGCACCCGTCGTCGTCTACTACATCGACACCGTTTCTTGTAGAAGGAGGAAATTTCTCTCGCTGCAAAGCTCGATTCGCTGGAAATGCGGAAGAGTCCATCGAAGGTTTTATTGACGCCATTGAGGCCTACAAAGATTGTGCCAACATCTCGGACGATAACGCCATTCGTGGGTTATCAATGCTACTAACGCATTCAGCCGCAGATTGGTGGCAGGGCATAAAACCGGAGATAACTTCATGGGCCGAAGTCATTGATAGTTTGCGCCATACCTACGGCGACAATCGAGCTCCACCACGCATTTACCGTGACTTATTCGCCACACCACAAGGCGAAGAAAATACACATGTTTTCGTCGCAAAGTGTAGAGCGTTGTTGGCAAAATTGCCGCGTAGCGAGTTGGCCGAGAAGGTACAATTGGATATGGTGTACGGACTGTTAAACAAACGTATACGCAAACGTGTTAAGAGGGAAGAGTGTAAGATATTGTTACAAAAGGCGCGCGCTGTCGAAGAATCGTTGAACGAGAGTACGAACGATACAAAGGCCGCCGCCGCTTCCAAGAACGTGAGCTACGCCTCGCCGAGTCGTCCCGTCGCCGTGTCAAAGCCGCCGCGCGCTGCCGCGAGCgcgagcgccgcgccgccgtCCCGCGAGCCCCGCGTGCCTCCGCCGCGTCGTTTAGATGATAACAGTGATAACAATACAGCGTCCGCGTCCGCCGCGAAATCTAAGTCGTATAGTAAAAAGTGCGGGTATTGTAAACGTTACGGCCACGTAAAAGAAGAATGTAGAAAACTAAATAAAGACACTAGTGGTACGTCtaacgataataataataacacatCAGATGTTAATGTCTTACGTTGTTATGGTTGTGGTCAAGTAGGTGTTATACgcgcaaattgcgaaaaatgtAATGCTACTTTCTGTACTGTCAACTGCAGCATGGATTCGTCCAATCCAGGGTTAAAGGACACTGGTAAGCAGACTAAGAAGCTCTCCCCGGTGAGTAGTACTCTTAACTCTATACCTAAGGTTCAAAATGATAAGCTTGACGAGATCTTTTTGTCTCCCACTGATTTTCGACATGCACTTCCTGCAAATTTCTTTGGTGACGGTTTAGTAGCAAAGCCGGTGTTTGCCCCGCGCCGCCGACAGCTCCCAGGATGA